A part of Fusarium oxysporum Fo47 chromosome III, complete sequence genomic DNA contains:
- a CDS encoding ubiquitin-protein ligase peroxin 10 produces MSSSSASSSPYPFATAPDIIRSHQKDAYFTGHLTQILSDLHRRLRGARLTHARAPEIQTLATLAYFALTTIPGNRTLGEEYCDLVQIDARDGQLPAIGRRAGYVAASILLPYIAARILPGLRARLRKLLQRRLESLRKRDDGSATGREARIWSYLDQHLGSFTSGAPFKAVILALFYFSGTYYQLSKRLLSLRYVFTRTVPDTPDRAGYELLGVLLVIQLAVQGYTHIRSTITESAARERAAFGASDDISLNHDGAYNGDNNLLLSTGASSSKAKVDIFAATHTPAAAVPRIQLTDDKAMGYIKGGQQRKCTLCLEEMRDPSATQCGHVFCWECIGDWVREKPECPLCRREAMAQHILPLRVM; encoded by the coding sequence atgtcctcctcttcagcatcgtcatcaccatATCCCTTTGCCACCGCCCCCGACATCATCCGCTCTCACCAAAAGGATGCATACTTCACCGGCCACCTTACACAGATCCTCAGCGACCTGCATCGTCGCCTTCGCGGTGCCCGTCTCACACACGCCCGCGCACCCGAGATCCAGACCCTCGCAACGCTCGCCTACTTTGCTCTCACTACAATCCCCGGCAATCGAACTCTCGGCGAGGAGTACTGCGATCTTGTGCAGATAGATGCGCGCGATGGTCAACTTCCCGCTATTGGTCGTCGCGCAGGCTACGTAGCTGCCAGCATTCTCCTCCCCTATATCGCGGCCCGGATTCTCCCCGGACTACGCGCTCGGCTGCGCAAGCTTCTGCAACGCCGGTTGGAGAGCCTTCGCAAACGAGATGACGGTTCGGCAACAGGACGCGAGGCGCGCATATGGTCATATCTAGACCAACACCTGGGTTCTTTCACATCAGGCGCTCCTTTCAAGGCCGTTATTCTAGCCCTTTTCTACTTCAGTGGTACCTATTACCAGCTGTCCAAGAGACTTCTTTCCCTGCGATACGTATTCACACGTACCGTACCCGATACACCCGATCGTGCAGGATACGAACTCCTAGGTGTACTGCTGGTCATTCAACTTGCGGTTCAGGGCTATACCCATATTCGATCTACAATTACCGAGTCAGCAGCTCGCGAACGCGCTGCTTTTGGGGCTTCTGATGATATCTCTCTAAACCATGACGGGGCCTACAACGGCGATAACAATCTATTACTATCCACAGGTGCTTCAAgctccaaggccaaggtcgaCATCTTCGCTGCCACACACaccccagcagcagctgtgCCGCGTATTCAATTAACAGATGACAAGGCCATGGGCTACATCAAGGGCGGACAACAAAGAAAGTGTACACTGTGCTtggaggagatgagagaTCCCTCAGCAACACAATGCGGTCATGTCTTCTGTTGGGAGTGTATAGGAGATTGGGTGAGAGAAAAGCCCGAATGCCCATTATGTCGTCGTGAAGCCATGGCTCAACATATTTTACCACTGCGTGTGATgtaa
- a CDS encoding Alpha/Beta hydrolase protein, producing MSSSNSPTSQTSNSYVEQTVSVLSSVASYMRLPALASTGLAAVLTSLLYFKQKSVSQHHHHHRLRLPFLATTNLLFLCLTRIIIKPSPANPACIRALIYPSNIPANSRSDVPKPSDFGISNFEELYIPTDDGEKLSAFYIRGPRGHKNSNITILMFHGNAGNIGHRLPIARMIINYIGCNVFMLEYRGYGSSTGQPDESGLNVDAQTGLNYLRQRAETRDHKLMVYGQSLGGAVAIKLVSKNQEAGDIAGLILENTFLSIRKLIPSVVPPAKYLTLLCHQVWPSESVLPNITKVPTLFISGLQDEIVPPKHMKQLYDLSAAPTKRWKPLPGGDHNSSVLEEGYFEAMSDFIAEVTGDTPQEKTRL from the exons ATGTCCAGCTCCAACTCTCCCACATCCCAAACCTCCAACAGCTACGTCGAGCAGACCGTCTCGGTATTGAGCTCGGTCGCCAGCTACATGCGTCTGCCCGCGTTGGCTTCAACG GGTCTCGCCGCTGTCCTCACCTCATTACTTTACTTTAAACAGAAGTCCGTATcccaacaccatcaccatcaccgccTCCGTCTCCCCTTCCTAGCTACTACCAACCTCCTCTTTCTTTGCCTGACccgcatcatcatcaagccgAGCCCCGCTAACCCTGCATGCATTAGGGCTCTCATTTACCCGAGTAACATTCCCGCAAATTCTCGCTCAGACGTCCCCAAGCCTTCAGACTTTGGCATCTCAAATTTCGAAGAACTTTACATCCCGAccgatgatggcgagaagCTCTCAGCCTTCTACATCCGTGGCCCTCGTGGCCACAAGAACTcaaacatcaccatcttgATGTTCCATGGCAATGCTGGCAACATCGGCCATCGGTTACCCATCGCTCGAATGATCATAAACTACATTGGTTGCAACGTTTTTATGCTCGAGTATAGAGGCTATGGTTCCTCAACAGGTCAGCCTGACGAGTCGGGTCTCAATGTTGACGCCCAGACAGGGCTCAACTATCTGCGGCAGCGGGCCGAGACACGCGATCACAAGCTCATGGTTTACGGTCAGAGTCTGGGCGGTGCCGTCGCTATCAAGCTTGTCTCCAAGAACCAGGAAGCGGGTGATATCGCTGGTCTGATCTTGGAGAACACCTTCCTCTCCATCCGGAAGCTGATCCCTTCCGTTGTGCCCCCTGCCAAATACCTTACCCTGCTATGCCACCAAGTCTGGCCCAGTGAGTCGGTTCTTCCCAATATCACAAAGGTGCCCACGCTCTTCATCAGTGGCTTGCAGGATGAGATTGTTCC GCCAAAACACATGAAACAGCTGTATGACCTCTCCGCCGCACCCACCAAGCGGTGGAAACCTCTCCCAGGTGGCGACCATAATTCAAGTGTCCTGGAAGAAGGCTATTTTGAAGCCATGTCAGATTTCATCGCTGAGGTAACGGGTGATACACCACAAGAGAAGACACGTTTGTAG
- a CDS encoding fungal-specific transcription factor domain-containing protein: protein MEETPMGESIKISCERCRRRKIKCDRKRPCSRCIKAGTECILSGSGEKQRPISKGYVQALEGQVASLELLLRKLAVADSAERDEMLSEIALSPPASLDITQKSQIDHAKSNTDPKVVAAQVRSGQLRRPRSSHATQFFGGTSAFHIHLSQEVSLSPDEITTHLESNSTPLMMNIPEVSASSSPRDPSFVYAPHDETSQTCMAAYFKYQYQFHMLIYREYFLRDYDVGSGRYYSDALLFAICSLGAMQLDDSRSVSDIFAHQAQQLIYAALDSPELTTLQALALLGYREIGVGHTSKGWLFAGMAFRLAHEMGLHLDPNNWDASTEGASNRDTEILRRVYWAIFIADKQLSLYFGRPPALHPSESDVRNTIRLQYPPDWEGLLDTYICKGASATEFEDGVALVGSFIYQAELCKIAHLMITDLFENRRGNVDATVAAARSRQIHVSLTKWLSSLPGTLHWNQWTVGVVQPSVLRMHMLFHTIMIILHRPPSHMYEKQGIAESEDVEICYESLQAILRLMRTYSRHYRFRSLPLDFVQTLSTAAGTIMMKRFFQGASWEDSDIARSLSTVIDAMEEVQHTWPCMGEIKDYVVRARNAQVVMPPEDPLIGPDLMNGLELGHNVTAELMAQWGEELGTLVTDEFLSMQLQGSEQGVMAPFDFNQPPLGPQ from the exons ATGGAGGAAACGCCAATGGGCGAGTCCATCAAGATATC TTGTGAACGATGTCGTCGCCGCAAG ATAAAATGTGATCGAAAACGGCCGTGCTCGCGGTGTATCAAGGCTGGCACGGAATGTATACTCAGCGGTAGCGGAGAGAAGCAACG ACCAATATCTAAAGGCTATGTTCAAGCTCTAGAGGGCCAAGTGGCATCTCTTGAGCTATTGCTTCGCAAGCTCGCCGTTGCCGACAGCGCTgagagagatgagatgcTGTCCGAGATAGCCCTCTCACCACCAGCCTCACTCGACATTACACAAAAGTCGCAGATTGACCATGCCAAGTCAAATACTGACCCCAAAGTTGTAGCTGCTCAGGTCCGTTCTGGACAGTTGAGACGCCCTCGATCGAGCCATGCCACTCAGTTCTTTGGCGGCACCAGCGCTTTTCACATCCATCTCTCACAAGAGGTCTCATTATCCCCAGATGAGATAACTACTCACCTCGAATCTAACTCCACACCGCTCATGATGAACATACCGGAAGTGAGCGCTTCCAGCAGCCCGAGAGACCCGAGCTTTGTGTACGCACCTCACGATGAGACCTCCCAGACGTGCATGGCAGCCTATTTTAAGTATCAATATCAGTTCCATATGCTCATCTACAGAGAGTACTTCTTACGAGACTATGATGTTGGCTCGGGCAGATACTACTCAGATGCTCTGCTCTTTGCTATCTGCTCGCTTGGCGCCATGCAGCTCGACGATTCTCGCTCAGTATCCGATATCTTTGCCCACCAGGCTCAGCAACTGATATACGCAGCTCTCGACAGCCCAGAACTCACCACCTTGCAAGCTTTGGCCTTATTGGGTTATCGTGAGATTGGTGTAGGTCATACATCAAAAGGCTGGCTCTTTGCTGGTATGGCCTTCCGACTTGCCCACGAGATGGGCCTTCACCTTGACCCAAACAACTGGGACGCTTCGACAGAAGGAGCATCAAACCGTGACACGGAGATTCTTAGACGGGTCTACTGGGCTATATTCATTGCCGATAAGCAACTGAGTTTATACTTTGGCAGACCACCAGCTCTGCACCCTAGCGAATCAGACGTCCGCAACACTATCCGATTGCAGTACCCTCCAGACTGGGAGGGTTTGCTGGACACGTACATCTGCAAAGGTGCTTCAGCAACAGAATTCGAAGACGGAGTTGCCCTTGTTGGGTCCTTCATCTACCAAGCAGAGCTGTGCAAGATCGCCCATCTCATGATCACGGATCTCTTTGAGAATCGTCGAGGTAACGTCGACGCCACCGTAGCTGCAGCCAGGTCACGACAAATACACGTGTCGCTCACAAAGTGGCTATCGAGTCTTCCCGGTACTCTGCACTGGAACCAATGGACTGTAGGCGTCGTGCAACCCTCTGTGCTTCGTATGCA CATGCTGTTCCATACAATCATGATTATTCTTCATCGGCCGCCTTCGCATATGTACGAGAAACAAGGTATTGCCGAAAGTGAAGACGTGGAGATCTGCTACGAGTCGTTGCAGGCTATTCTGCGCCTGATGAGAACATATTCACGACACTATCGATTCCGCTCATTGCCACTGGACTTTGTTCAGACTCTATCCACGGCAGCTGGCaccatcatgatgaagaggttctTTCAGGGAGCCTCGTGGGAAGACTCAGACATTGCACGATCACTTTCGACCGTCATTGACGCAATGGAGGAAGTACAGCACACCTGGCCATGCATGGGTGAGATCAAAGATTATGTCGTACGGGCACGCAATGCACAGGTTGTGATGCCCCCGGAAGATCCTCTCATTGGGCCAGATCTCATGAACGGCCTAGAGCTGGGTCACAACGTTACAGCTGAGCTCATGGCTCAATGGGGCGAGGAGTTAGGTACACTTGTGACGGACGAGTTTTTGAGTATGCAGCTTCAAGGTTCAGAACAAGGCGTGATGGCGCCGTTTGACTTCAACCAACCGCCCCTAGGGCCACAATAG